The following are encoded in a window of Chionomys nivalis chromosome X, mChiNiv1.1, whole genome shotgun sequence genomic DNA:
- the Znf75d gene encoding LOW QUALITY PROTEIN: zinc finger protein 75D (The sequence of the model RefSeq protein was modified relative to this genomic sequence to represent the inferred CDS: substituted 1 base at 1 genomic stop codon), with protein sequence MRRNVKEDSCFRTPMGHVQKSNLPMQGSSNQNREGRSQTKRAPPESAQQHFRNICHNQVPGPLDAARKLHELCFQWLMPETNFEDQILDSLVLEQFLSILPQGVRNWMQKHHPGDVKQTVSLVESLQKEPDAVPDKDLLTFDDIDMHFSETEWRLLDPSQKTLYSEEMLNIYKMAASLGHTVLNKFYTEYEVEFEAECFNYRCSTNNRNPETEIGVPPEGLKPENGKGNNQPESASTSEIEAKPSKVSNTRKKAAQKKNSRKSRADTLRAQKRGQAHPRRGTVSASGCKKQVPKRHQCQECKKCFRVPAELVRHHRVHTREKPFPCQECDRRFRWMSDLTMHSRTHKXIKLYMCSWCQKSFSLNTNLHKHQRIHTGEKPYKCLKCERAFTQKRSLVKHQVVHTKEKPYSCSLCETKFSRQSSFLRHKKTRCQATWPGGGQSVTDCRDSHDKNLLPKKIGERYDLRPRKKSTLFPTLNT encoded by the exons ATGAGGAGGAATGTGAAGGAAGATAGCTGCTTCCGCACTCCCATGGGGCATGTGCAGAAAAGTAACCTGCCTATGCAAGGTAGCTCAAACCAGAATAGGGAGGGCAGGTCACAAACCAAACGGGCCCCTCCCGAGAGTGCTCAGCAGCACTTCCGGAACATCTGCCACAACCAAGTACCTGGACCACTAGATGCTGCCAGGAAGCTCCACGAACTATGCTTTCAGTGGCTGATGCCAGAGACCAACTTCGAAGATCAGATCCTGGATTCTCTCGTGCTGGAGCAGTTCCTGAGCATTCTGCCCCAGGGAGTGAGGAACTGGATGCAAAAGCATCACCCGGGAGATGTCAAACAGACTGTGAGTCTGGTGGAAAGCTTGCAGAAGGAGCCTGATGCAGTCCCCGACAAG GACTTGTTGACATTTGACGATATCGACATGCATTTTTCTGAGACGGAATGGCGTTTACTGGATCCTTCTCAGAAGACACTGTACAGTGAGGAAATGCTGAACATCTACAAGATGGCTGCCTCTCTAG GCCACACTGTTTTGAATAAGTTTTACACAGAGTATGAAGTTGAATTTGAGGCTGAATGTTTTAACTATaggtgtagcacaaataataggaatccagagacagaaattggggttccaCCTGAAG GGTTAAAGCCAGAAAATGGCAAGGGAAACAATCAGCCTGAATCTGCCTCTACATCAGAAATAGAAGCAAAGCCATCTAAAGTTTCAAACACCAGGAAGAAAGCTGCCCagaaaaaaaacagcagaaaaagcCGTGCAGACACACTCAGGGCACAGAAACGTGGTCAGGCTCATCCCAGGAGGGGAACAGTGTCAGCTTCAGGTTGTAAAAAACAGGTTCCAAAACGTCATCAATGTCAGGAGTGTAAGAaatgcttcagagttcctgctgaGCTTGTTAGGCACCATAGAGTTCACACCAGAGAGAAGCCTTTTCCTTGTCAAGAGTGTGACCGGAGGTTCCGGTGGATGTCAGATCTGACAATGCATTCCCggacacacaaatgaataaaattatatatgtgctCCTGGTGCCAGAAGAGCTTTTCTCTCAACACAAACTTACATAAACACCAAagaattcatacaggagagaaaccctataagtGTCTGAAATGTGAGAGAGCATTTACTCAGAAACGTAGCCTGGTTAAACACCAGGTAGTCCACACTAAAGAGAAGCCCTATTCGTGTAGCCTGTGTGAGACAAAGTTTAGCCGACAGTCCAGCTTCCTCAGACACAAGAAGACACGTTGTCAGGCAACATGGCCAGGTGGAGGACAGTCAGTGACAGATTGTAGAGATTCCCATGATAAGAATCTGTTACCAAAGAAGATTGGGGAGAGGTATGATTTGCGTCCCAGAAAGAAATCCACACTGTTCCCCACTCTTAACACTTAG